A single window of Watersipora subatra chromosome 11, tzWatSuba1.1, whole genome shotgun sequence DNA harbors:
- the LOC137408631 gene encoding uncharacterized protein: MAVAVQAHPQHVDIDEVDIDEVDSAIYQDTRNITTDFMIYAYEKDYIMQNVQPEINPHIQLPPLPNNLIRGRVMNPEHKRVALRIKQQADVLRLTVQPEIRNAVDGMRIDWGAPVRDLYGSFRDVVETLLKDTIDVSGLTVLFLFTYEFGKKVLRHAFGENIFQIVEFTTKFIHKEKVVKVANKAAVTIADWVVSQGGWSNVFLEAGGAVGLGAMLSIHWKTVGIFAVGNLLLWRLIKTLNV; the protein is encoded by the exons ATGGCTGTGGCTGTGCAAG CACACCCACAACATGTTGACATTGATGAAGTTGACATTGACGAAGTTGACAGCGCAATATATCAAGATACAAGAAACATAACCACTGACTTCATGATATATGCCTATGAGAAAGACTACATAATGCAAAATGTTCAGCCTGAAATTAACCCCCACATTCAATTACCCCCTTTGCCTAATAATCTGATCCGAGGCAGAGTAATGAATCC GGAACATAAGCGGGTAGCTCTTCGAATCAAACAACAAGCGGATGTGCTTAGACTGACTGTCCAACCAGAGATCAGGAATGCAGTGGATGGGATGAGAATTGATTGGGGGGCACCAGTTCGTGATCTGTATGGCTCATTCAGGGATGTGGTCGAAAC ATTACTCAAGGACACAATAGATGTTAGTGGACTAACAGTCCTCTTCCTTTTTACGTATGAATTCGGAAAGAAGGTTCTCAGGCATGCTTTTGGAGAGAACATTTTTCAGATAGTGGAATTTACCACCAA GTTTATTCACAAAGAAAAAGTTGTAAAGGTTGCCAATAAAGCTGCTGTAACTATAGCTGATTGGGTCGTTTCTCAAGGAGGCTGGTCTAATGTCTTTCTCGAGGCAGGTGGGGCAGTCGGACTTGGGGCTATGCTCTCCATTCATTGGAAGACGGTTGGCATATTTGCTGTAGGCAACCTTCTTCTCTGGCGCCTAATTAAAACACTTAACGTTTAA